The Coccidioides posadasii str. Silveira chromosome 3, complete sequence genome contains a region encoding:
- a CDS encoding uncharacterized protein (EggNog:ENOG410PJIT~COG:Q~TransMembrane:11 (o35-59i168-188o194-217i273-295o307-328i711-736o756-775i834-855o861-879i942-963o975-992i)) — MAFSNEAKPSSDEPEGRPPFGNFWRILSYGSRLDFALMAVAALCAAGTGVALPLMNIIFGKLAADFTGFFVPDSGTTEDQFRNSLNRNVYVIPVLLPDICGGLICKEEGLPFCIRMAGLRISANLRLAYMSALFKQRVSFVDKLPVGRPTTTITTSANLIQAGIGDKLSILVQSLTLVVAAYVVAFRYSWSLTLVSSSALVFIMVVFSITVPIFLGLQKKVDFADEKASSVAAEALGTMRTIVACGAEARLGARYAEWIAEARKRGLRIPPVMGVHISPANFAMYCNFALTFWFGVRQYSRGNVDDIGQVVIVIFSVLVVVSAISMIASPMIAISKAISASTAFFEVLDAPSPNTSGLKEPEISASRDIKFHEAVFSYPSRPNVKVLNKLSLCLPAGKITALVGASGCGKSTIVALLERWYQLDDDLEPFKKSCDEEDSDLEDKKANSDAVTPNGGTITLGDTNIVDVDLKWWRSRIGLVQQEPFCFNTSIYQNVSYGLVGSAWEGADETTKRRLVKEACIEAFADEFINKLPEGYDTLVGENGMKLSGGQRQRLAIARSIIKKPSILILDEATSSIDVRGERIVQEALDRVSKNRTTITIAHRLSTIKKADKIILLKGGQAMEEGTHEELLAQEGLYHALVKNQQLEMDDSPSSPLPVIEDVLEQSVSKTRTSEKQTDDSHGLEVSEEVYKPRSLIRSVGLFLWEQRRLWWLYASVIIGAAGCGAAFSVQSFIFAHLVETFQLTEAAALQDRANFWALMFFILAIGVFFFYFLLGFSSASVSTHIATTYRQEYFESIIRKPIPFFDKEENSAGALTGRLSSDPSQLQELLGPYMAFPLISLFNIFGCIAISFAFGWKLTLVSVFSAFPLIILAMFVRVRYELRFERLNAAVFAESSQFASEAIGAFRTVTSLTLEDSINQRYAALLRSHVRAAFLKARHGCLVFAASDSLDLGCMALCFWYGGQLVARGEYDVVQFFVVYIAIILGGQASGQFGSLTPNMAQASAAANRIISLRPSESEASSAPDARVEFEGGARIEFKSVSFKYPTRDVPVFRNLNLTVERGQFAAFVGPSGCGKTSIISILERFYDYQAGSIYINGVELQTLEMKNYRSALSLVSQEPIMYQGSIRDNVLLGVDRSTVTDEELYQTCRDAEIHDFIQSLPDGYATDVGNRGLSLSGGQKQRLSIARALMRKPHVLLLDEATSSLDSESEKQVQAAIERTAKGRTVIVVAHRLATVQNADVIFVFGEARGDGEKGNERKGTEIVEYGDHRSLIRKRGVYFEMCESQALDR, encoded by the exons ATGGCGTTTTCAAACGAAGCCAAGCCGTCCTCCGACGAGCCCGAAGGGAGGCCACCGTTTGGCAATTTTTGG AGGATCTTGTCGTATGGCAGCCGACTCGACTTTGCCTTGATGGCGGTTGCCGCGCTGTGTGCCGCCGGAACTGGCGTG GCTCTTCCGCTGATGAATATCATTTTTG GCAAACTCGCCGCGGACTTCACCGGTTTCTTTGTACCCGATTCTGGAACCACAGAGGACCAGTTCCGGAACAGCCTTAACCGCAATGTGTACGTCATCCCCGTCTTGTTACCTGATATTTGTGGAGGCCTTATCTGCAAGGAAGAGGGTCTGCCG TTTTGCATTCGCATGGCGGGACTCAGAATTTCTGCTAACTTGCGACTTGCATACATGTCTGCTTTGTTCAAACAGCGCGTCAGTTTTGTTGACAAACTTCCTGTTGGACGGCCAACCACCACCATCACAACGTCCGCAAACCTCATCCAAGCAGGCATCGGAGACAAGCTCTCGATACTGGTGCAATCACTGACCCTCGTTGTTGCCGCGTATGTCGTGGCTTTTCGTTATTCTTGGTCGCTGACCTTAGTCTCCAGCTCCGCCCTGGTATTCATAATGGTCGTCTTTAGTATCACGGTGCCTATCTTTCTTGGACTTCAGAAAAAAGTCGACTTTGCCGACGAGAAGGCATCGTCCGTCGCTGCAGAGGCCCTTGGCACCATGAGAACCATCGTCGCCTGCGGTGCCGAAGCCCGCCTGGGTGCGAGATATGCCGAGTGGATCGCCGAAGCCAGAAAAAGGGGATTGCGGATTCCTCCGGTCATGGGAGTTCACATCAGCCCTGCTAACTTCGCCATGTATTGCAATTTTGCATTGACTTTCTGGTTTGGAGTGAGACAATATTCGAGAGGCAACGTGGATGATATAGGTCAGGTCGTGAT AGTTATATTTTCTGTCCTTGTCGTCGTGTCCGCTATATCGATGATTGCTAGTCCGATGATCGCGATATCAAAAGCGATAAGTGCGTCCACTGCCTTTTTCGAAGTGCTTGATGCACCCAGTCCCAACACCTCAGGGCTGAAAGAACCGGAAATTTCCGCATCAAGGGATATTAAGTTTCACGAGGCGGTGTTCTCTTATCCAAGTAGACCCAATGTGAAGGTATTGAATAAATTATCACTGTGCCTTCCTGCCGGGAAAATCACGGCACTCGTTGGTGCTTCGGGATGTGGCAAAAGTACGATTGTTGCGCTTTTGGAACGTTGGTATCAATTGGACGATGATCTTGAGCCGTTCAAGAAGTCCTgtgatgaagaagattcgGATCTCGAGGATAAAAAAGCCAATAGCGATGCAGTAACGCCAAACGGCGGCACAATTACCCTTGGCGACACGAATATTGTCGATGTGGACCTTAAATGGTGGAGATCCCGGATTGGTCTCGTTCAGCAAGAGCCATTCTGTTTCAACACTTCAATATACCAGAATGTTTCATATGGTCTTGTTGGATCCGCATGGGAGGGTGCGGATGAGACGACAAAACGACGCCTTGTAAAAGAGGCTTGCATAGAAGCTTTTGCGGATGAGTTCATCAACAAATTGCCAGAG GGCTACGACACACTTGTCGGTGAAAATGGAATGAAACTTAGTGGCGGGCAGCGCCAAAGACTCGCCATTGCGAGAAGCATCATCAAAAAGCCCTCTATCCTTATCCTCGACGAGGCAACGAGTTCCATCGATGTTCGAGGTGAACGTATCGTCCAAGAGGCTCTAGATCGTGTGTCCAAGAACCGAACAACTATCACAATCGCACATCGTCTATCAACCATCAAGAAGGCAGATAAAATTATTCTTCTCAAGGGTGGGCAGGCAATGGAGGAGGGAACGCACGAGGAACTCCTCGCACAAGAAGGGCTCTATCATGCTCTTGTTAAAAACCAGCAGCTTGAAATGGATGACAGTCCCAGCTCTCCCCTACCAGTTATAGAAGATGTTCTAGAGCAAAGTGTTTCCAAGACAAGGACATCCGAGAAGCAGACGGATGATTCTCACGGTTTGGAGGTGAGCGAAGAAGTTTATAAGCCGAGATCCCTTATTCGTTCCGTGGGCTTGTTTCTCTGGGAACAGAGAAGGCTGTGGTGGCTGTATGCATCCGTCATTATTGGAGCTGCTGGGTGTGGTG CTGCATTTTCGGTCCAGAGCTTCATCTTTGCGCATCTCGTGGAAACATTCCAGCTTACTGAAGCCGCTGCGCTGCAAGATCGAGCAAACTTCTGGGCGCTGATGTTTTTCATCCTTGCGATtggagttttttttttctactTTTTGTTGGGATTCTCCTCTGCCTCGGTCTCCACG CACATCGCCACCACCTATCGCCAGGAATACTTTGAGAGTATTATTCGCAAGCCAATCCCGTTCTTCGATAAAGAAGAGAATTCAGCCGGGGCTTTGACAGGGCGATTGTCCTCGGATCCGTCGCAGCTCCAGGAGCTTCTAGGACCGTACATGGCCTTTCCGCTTATATCATTGTTTAATATTTTTGGATGCATTGCCATATCCTTCGCTTTTGGATGGAAACTGACTCTTGTGTCGGTGTTTTCTGCATTCCCACTGATAATCCTCGCTATGTTCGTCAGGGTTAGATATGAACTTCGGTTTGAGCGGCTGAACGCAGCAGTGTTCGCGGAGAGCTCCCAATTTGCGTCTGAGGCCATTGGTGCGTTTCGCACAGTCACATCACTTACACTCGAAGATTCCATCAATCAAAGATATGCCGCCCTTCTCCGCAGCCATGTCAGGGCTGCATTTTTGAAGGCGAGACATGGTTGTTTGGTATTTGCGGCCTCAGACAGCTTGGATCTGGGATGTATGGCATTATGTTTCTG GTACGGTGGCCAACTCGTGGCACGTGGTGAATACGATGTGGTGCAGTTCTTCGTGGTTTACATAGCCATTATTCTA GGTGGCCAAGCTTCCGGCCAATTTGGCAGCTTAACTCCAA ATATGGCGCAAGCATCTGCGGCCGCCAATAGGATAATAAGCCTCAGGCCCTCGGAAAGCGAGGCCTCTTCGGCGCCTGATGCGCGTGTTGAATTTGAAGGGGGTGCCAGAATAGAGTTCAAATCTGTGAGCTTCAAGTACCCAACGCGAGATGTCCCTGTTTTCAGGAACTTAAACTTAACG GTTGAAAGAGGACAGTTTGCTGCGTTTGTTGGACCTTCTG GTTGCGGAAAGACATCTATCATCTCCATACTTGAAAG ATTTTACGATTACCAAGCAGGCTCTATTTACATTAACGGAGTTGAGCTGCAGACTTTGGAGATGAAGAACTATCGTAGCGCTTTATCACTAGTTTCCCAAGAACCAATCATGTATCAAG GTTCCATCCGAGATAATGTTCTCCTGGGAGTCGATCGGTCAACGGTAACCGACGAAGAACTATACCAGACATGTCGGGATGCGGAAATCCACGATTTCATCCAGTCCCTACCGGATG GGTATGCGACTGATGTCGGAAATCGTGGCCTTTCTCTTTCCGGGGGACAAAAGCAGCGCCTGTCTATTGCGCGGGCACTCATGCGCAAACCCCATGTTCTCCTTCTTGACGAAGCTACCTCCAGCCTTGACTCTGAATCCGAGAAACAAGTCCAGGCCGCGATCGAGCGGACGGCGAAGGGTAGAACTGTCATCGTTGTTGCCCACCGCCTGGCAACGGTCCAGAATGCCGATGTTATCTTTGTCTTTGGAGAGGCACGTGGAGATGGGGAGAAGGGAAACGAACGAAAGGGAACAGAGATTGTGGAATACGGCGACCACAGGTCCCTGATACGAAAGCGAGGCGTGTATTTTGAGATG TGCGAGTCCCAAGCTCTTGACCGCTAG
- a CDS encoding uncharacterized protein (EggNog:ENOG410PKYJ~COG:C~BUSCO:10693at33183) has translation MAIAPFAVPVRRLLFPLRSSARSFSTTLSRDATWGFIGLGQMGYPMAKNLRAKIPESDTLLICDSNPDATKRFTAEQSGKRIEVASSPRELAERSETIITSLPEPQHVKGVFHTILKDGLPKLATERLFIDCSTIDPISSREVAAAVHSTGSGRFVDAPMSGGVVGATAGTLTFMVGASSQIPGLVQEAEKVLLLMGKKVWHLGEQGAGLSGKLANNYLLAITNIATAEAMNLGVRWGLDPKVLGQMINSSTGRSWSSEVNNPAPGVVETAPASRGYSGGFGVSLMKKDLRLAVEAANEAGTRLELASKAQEVYDSTEAAHKGKDFSVVYQYLKDHSR, from the exons ATGGCCATCGCACCCTTCGCGGTCCCCGTGCGGAGACTACTTTTTCCCCTTCGCTCTTCAGCCCGATCCTTCTCGACAACCCTATCCCGAGATGCCACCTGGGGCTTCATCGGGCTAGGCCAGATGG GTTACCCCATGGCCAAAAATCTACGGGCAAAAATCCCGGAGTCGGACACCCTCCTCATATGCGACTCCAACCCCGATGCGACAAAGAGATTCACAGCCGAGCAGTCCGGCAAACGGATAGAGGTCGCCTCAAGTCCCCGAGAACTTGCAGAGAGATCC GAAACCATCATAACCAGCCTTCCCGAACCGCAACACGTCAAGGGGGTTTTCCACACCATCCTCAAGGACGGTCTACCCAAGTTGGCGACAGAACGCCTCTTCATCGATTGCTCCACCATCGATCCCATCTCCTCGCGAGAGGTCGCGGCTGCCGTTCATTCGACAGGCTCCGGCCGGTTTGTCGACGCTCCCATGTCTGGGGGTGTGGTTGGCGCTACCGCCGGGACCCTCACCTTCATGGTCGGCGCTTCGTCGCAGATTCCCGGGCTGGTGCAGGAGGCGGAGAAGGTATTGCTCCTCATGGGAAAGAAGGTATGGCATCTCGGGGAGCAAGGCGCCGGTCTCTCTGGGAAACTAGCGAATAACTACCTCCTCGCCATCACCAACATCGCTACGGCAGAGGCTATGAACCTGGGAGTCAGGTGGGGTCTGGATCCCAAGGTCCTGGGCCAGATGATCAACTCCTCTACCGGTAGGAGCTGGTCCAGCGAGGTGAACAATCCCGCTCCCGGTGTCGTAGAGACTGCACCCGCCTCGCGCGGTTATTCGGGCGGGTTCGGTGTTAGTTTGATGAAGAAGGATCTCAGACTCGCTGTCGAGGCCGCGAATGAGGCCGGAACCCGTCTGGAGCTGGCCAGCAAGGCCCAGGAGGTCTATGACTCCACGGAAGCCGCCCACAAAGGCAAGGACTTTTCCGTCGTGTATCAGTACTTGAAAGATCACTCGCGTTGA
- a CDS encoding uncharacterized protein (EggNog:ENOG410PGWG~COG:L~BUSCO:710at33183) has protein sequence MAYITPLHHASSVDNAIKLQFMNPGEDCLVVAKSNRLEFYLPTPDGLSLQHAKAIYGKISVLQKVPRSHSSATDLLFVGTDRYAYFTLSWDPSTCQLHTEQKYLDIADPSLRDNQSGDRSWVDPSGKFLTMEIYEGIISVIPIAQEPLKRPSPSASRSSGTSEQREYLGEPLQTRIEELIVRSTAFLHHDPTKPPRIAILYENTQGKVKLKLRDLIYSRGIPGGEASAAEFRDVDDLYDDLELGADILVPVPLPLGGVLILGEKFIKYIDTVKNETITRPLENNTIFVAWEQLDNQRWLLADDYGRLFFFMLILNSANAVQSWKVGLLGETSRASALVHLGGGVVFLGSHQGDSHVIRITEGSFEIIQTLSNIGPILDFTVMDLGNRGETPTHEFSSGQARIVTGSGAFRDGSLRSVRSGVGMEDLGVLGAMEHITDLWGVSAFCPEGFCDTLLLSFVDESRVFHFSPDGEVEEKDDFLGLLLGEPTIHAANLPSRRILQVTEHGARVTDVESRMTLWEWSAVESRKITAASSNDRHLVLMVGGQKLMVFDIGDDIKMSSTKTFEADKQVSGVALTSSPIQACILCFPQSAEVTIIDLTDLNIRHTETLGEPGDAVPRSVLVACMFSDRAPTLFVAMADGSVFSFSLNVANYSLSDANKLVLGSEAPVFKLLPRADGLYNIFATCDHPSLIYASEDRIVYSAVNSDKATRICHFNAEAYPGAIAVATPDELKIALVDAERTTQIQTLMINETVRRTSYSSTERAFGLGTIQRTLVQNVEEVKSHFILADEIMFRQLSVFDLNPNELVECVIRTEHPGSNAQMGSSRPRDIFIVGTSVLDTPEEAEARTKGRILIFDVDTNRELRKICDFPVRGACRALAMINNKIVAALMKTVVVLNIKKGNLYNFEIEKEASYRTSTAPVDISVTGNIIAVADLMKSISLVEYHAGEGGQPDTLKEVARHYQTLWTTAAAPVAENEFLVADAEGNLVVLNRNTTGVTEDDRRRMQVTSELRLGEMVNRIHPMDLQTSPESPVIPKAFLATVDGSIYLFGLISPSAQDTLMRLQSALADFVASPGEIPFNKYRAFKSSVRQAEEPFRFVDGELIEQFLTFPPDIQEAVLARMDGGGRVNVIEIKDMIEGLKRMH, from the exons ATGGCATATATTACACCCCTCCACCATGCCAGCAGTGTTGACAATGCTATCAAGCTGCAGTTTATGAACCCCGGGGAGGATTGTTTGGTTGTTGC AAAATCCAATCGCCTCGAATTCTACTTACCAACCCCTGATGGTCTCTCGCTACAGCATGCAAAGGCCATATACGGCAAAATCTCAGTCCTACAGAAGGTCCCGCGATCACATTCCTCCGCAACGGACCTGCTCTTCGTTGGCACGGATCGCTATGCATACTTCACGTTATCATGGGACCCATCAACATGTCAGCTCCATACAGAGCAGAAATATCTAGATATAGCGGACCCTTCGCTGCGCGATAACCAGAGTGGTGATCGCTCATGGGTCGATCCGTCCGGGAAGTTCTTAACCATGGAAATTTACGAAGGCATAATCTCGGTCATACCAATCGCACAAGAGCCCCTGAAGCGGCCATCTCCATCAGCGAGTCGTTCTTCAGGAACATCCGAGCAGCGCGAGTACCTGGGGGAACCACTTCAGACCAGAATTGAGGAGCTGATCGTTCGATCAACGGCGTTTTTGCATCATGACCCGACCAAACCCCCGCGAATAGCTATTCTGTACGAAAACACACAAGGGAAGGTGAAGCTCAAACTGAGAGATCTCATATACTCCCGAGGAATCCCTGGAGGTGAAGCTAGCGCCGCGGAATTCAGAGATGTAGATGACCTCTACGATGACTTGGAGCTGGGGGCTGATATCCTGGTCCCTGTTCCCTTGCCTCTTG GTGGAGTGCTTATCCTAGGGGAGAAATTTATCAAGTACATCGATACTGTCAAAAATGAAACTATCACGCGGCCACTGGAGAATAATACAATATTCGTGGCCTGGGAGCAACTGGATAATCAGAGATGGCTGTTAGCTGATGATTACGGCAGattgttcttcttcatgttgatCCTTAACTCTGCAAACGCGGTGCAGAGTTGGAAGGTTGGTTTACTAGGAGAAACATCTCGTGCCTCAGCTCTCGTACATCTCGGTGGTGGCGTGGTGTTCCTAGGCTCGCATCAGGGTGATTCCCATGTAATCAGGATCACGGAAGGTTCGTTTGAAATAATTCAGACGTTGTCCAATATCGGCCCAATTCTTGATTTCACTGTAATGGACCTGGGTAATCGAGGTGAAACTCCTACCCACGAATTCTCTTCGGGGCAAGCCCGAATCGTAACTGGGTCTGGTGCTTTTCGCGACGGAAGCTTAAGAAGCGTTCGCAGTGGTGTCGGAATGGAAGATCTGGGTGTCCTTGGAGCCATGGAGCATATCACTGATTTATGGGGCGTATCTGCATTCTGTCCGGAGGGATTCTGCGATACCCTACTATTGTCTTTTGTGGACGAATCGAGGGTTTTTCATTTCTCTCCTGACGGAGAAGTGGAAGAGAAGGATGACTTCCTCGGGCTGTTATTAGGAGAACCCACCATTCATGCTGCCAACCTCCCCAGTCGCCGCATTTTGCAAGTTACAGAGCACGGGGCAAGAGTTACAGATGTTGAAAGCCGAATGACACTATGGGAATGGTCTGCAGTCGAGAGTCGGAAAATAACAGCCGCCTCCTCCAACGATCGACATTTGGTATTGATGGTAGGCGGGCAGAAGCTTATGGTTTTTGACATTGGCGATGATATAAAGATGTCTAGTACCAAAACTTTCGAAGCCGACAAACAGGTCTCTGGTGTCGCGCTCACATCATCGCCTATCCAGGCGTGTATTTTATGTTTCCCACAGTCAGCCGAAGTCACCATTATCGACCTCACAGACCTGAATATTCGACATACCGAAACCCTTGGCGAGCCAGGAGATGCCGTTCCGCGGTCAGTGCTAGTCGCCTGTATGTTCTCTGATCGGGCCCCAACACTGTTCGTTGCTATGGCAGATGGCAGTgtcttttccttctccctCAACGTAGCGAACTATTCCCTGTCCGATGCCAACAAGCTTGTACTTGGATCGGAAGCGCCGGTGTTCAAGTTGCTGCCCCGAGCAGACGGACTTTACAATATTTTCGCGACCTGCGATCATCCCAGTCTGATATACGCATCCGAAGACAGGATAGTTTATTCAGCCGTTAACTCAGATAAAGCAACCCGTATCTGTCACTTCAATGCGGAAGCATACCCGGGAGCCATCGCTGTTGCAACTCCAGATGAGCTTAAAATTGCGCTCGTGGACGCCGAACGCACAACGCAAATCCAGACACTAATGATCAACGAAACTGTTCGAAGGACTTCATACTCCTCTACTGAGCGGGCTTTTGGACTCGGAACCATCCAAAGAACATTGGTGCAGAATGTGGAAGAAGTGAAGAGCCATTTTATTCTTGCTGATGAAATAATGTTCCGCCAGTTAAGCGTATTTGATTTGAACCCAAATGAGCTCGTTGAGTGCGTTATACGAACCGAGCATCCCGGCTCTAACGCTCAGATGGGCAGCAGTCGTCCGAGGGACATATTCATTGTCGGTACTTCCGTGTTGGATACACCGGAAGAGGCCGAGGCCCGTACGAAGGGCAGAATACTCATATTCGATGTCGACACGAATCGCGAGCTGCGGAAGATATGTGACTTTCCTGTCCGAGGCGCGTGTAGAGCGCTAGCCATGATCAACAATAAGATTGTTGCCGCACTTATGAAAACG GTTGTGGTGTTAAATATCAAGAAAGGAAATCTTTATAATTTCGAAATCGAAAAAGAAGCTAGCTATCGAACATCCACGGCACCTGTGGATATCTCCGTCACCGGTAATATAATCGCTGTCGCGGATTTAATGAAAAGCATTTCTCTTGTGGAATACCACGCAGGAGAAGGGGGTCAACCAGACACACTTAAAGAAGTTGCGCGTCACTACCAAACGTTATGGACCACGGCGGCGGCGCCAGTGGCGGAAAATGAATTTCTTGTAGCCGATGCAGAGGGAAATTTGGTCGTGTTGAACAGGAACACAACAGGCGTCACGGAGGACGATAGACGACGGATGCAAGTGACCAGTGAACTTCGGCTGGGCGAGATGGTCAATAGGATTCACCCTATGGATCTCCAGACTTCTCCCGAATCGCCCGTGATTCCCAAAGCCTTTTTAGCAACG GTGGACGGCTCCATATACCTTTTCGGCCTTATTTCTCCGTCTGCACAAGATACATTAATGCGCCTTCAGTCAGCCCTTGCCGACTTCGTTGCGAGTCCTGGGGAAATACCCTTCAATAAATACCGTGCATTCAAAAGCAGCGTCCGCCAGGCCGAAGAGCCGTTTCGATTCGTAGATGGGGAGCTAATTGAGCAATTTTTGACCTTCCCGCCCGACATACAAGAGGCCGTTCTAGCTAGAATGGACGGTGGCGGGCGAGTAAATGTCATTGAAATAAAGGACATGATCGAGGGGCTGAAGAGGATGCATTGA
- a CDS encoding uncharacterized protein (EggNog:ENOG410PR25~COG:S~BUSCO:16302at33183) has protein sequence MAASEMEERQLEERRLKAELWKALRRMVRDQVDEEDVDITPSFLIAMTEMVWDRIADTTDDLIMFAKHGRHAQIQPSDVLLLGRRNAGLESVLTLYMDNDRQHGASEDQQQQKAKGTSERNSQPGRQKDRDDTDRDDDLDLSEREGDIWDQFPDSTKDTHG, from the exons ATGGCGGCTAGCGAGATGGAAGAACGACAGCTTGAAGAGCGT CGACTGAAAGCCGAACTCTGGAAGGCTCTCCGCCGAATGGTGCGAGACCAGGTCGACGAGGAGGATGTCGACATCACGCCCTCATTCCTCATTGCAATGACTGAGATGGTGTGGGATCGCATAG CTGATACAACAGACGATCTGATCATGTTTGCAAA GCATGGACGGCACGCGCAGATCCAGCCCTCGGACGTTTTGCTCCTTGGAAGGCGGAACGCGGGCCTTGAATCGGTCCTGACGTTGTACATGGATAATGACAGGCAGCATGGAGCATCGGAGgatcagcagcagcagaaaGCCAAGGGCACCTCAGAACGAAATTCGCAGCCGGGACGACAGAAAGACCGAGATGACACCGACCGTGACGACGATCTTGACCTTTCCGAACGCGAAGGGGATATCTGGGACCAATTCCCTGATTCCACCAAGGATACGCATGGCTAA
- a CDS encoding uncharacterized protein (EggNog:ENOG410PTF0~COG:S~TransMembrane:1 (o33-50i)~BUSCO:16933at33183) produces the protein MSDFPLLAVLHTWYTNFTTNVSNSVSNLTVRDYIRLVWIIGGYMFLRPYLDKGFRRLFEKGVAKSEKAEEAQAEAQAQQAGGAMLTANDLRDGRGDESEDDDDDEGASSAVPQWGKSARRKQRKFLEFLEQEAERRREDDDDRDIADLLED, from the coding sequence ATGTCCGACTTCCCACTTCTCGCCGTCCTCCACACGTGGTACACGAACTTTACCACCAATGTCTCCAACTCCGTCTCCAATCTCACCGTGAGAGATTATATTCGCCTCGTATGGATAATCGGCGGATATATGTTCCTCCGTCCCTACCTCGATAAAGGGTTCCGGAGGTTATTCGAGAAGGGTGTCGCCAAATCAGAGAAAGCGGAAGAAGCTCAGGCAGAGGCCCAAGCCCAACAAGCTGGAGGCGCCATGTTAACCGCAAATGATCTCCGTGATGGAAGAGGGGACGAGAGcgaggatgacgatgacgatgagggTGCGTCCAGTGCCGTTCCTCAGTGGGGCAAAAGTGCCAGAAGGAAGCAGAGGAAGTTCTTGGAGTTTTTGGAGCAGGAGGCGGAGAGGCGCAGggaggatgacgatgataGAGATATCGCGGATCTGCTGGAGGACTGA
- a CDS encoding uncharacterized protein (EggNog:ENOG410Q5IM~TransMembrane:4 (o12-37i49-70o76-99i155-176o)~BUSCO:12398at33183) translates to MTAARTIRISNFILRILQLCVSVIVLGIFSYFLAVLADHNLAIQRWVKAVEGISGVAAFYAIVASIFTLSIGGIPFFAGVAMVLDFAFTAGFIAIAIMARDGTQTCTGHVDTPIGNGDANQPAGGYGSGGFGTGDGKQLIYMPSLKSACRLQKGVFAVSIIGIFLFLVSIIAQHLYMHHRETIKTSQSGGSRLRSLFRFRRHKVDPRSAIVDFNQANDGANGTIPLSDQPSTEKPPRSTKVFGRGVSNYSATDQVTEPQPTAQRDDTSGCYNSNTANMQGYNYSSPYPYSNSAYYYGIHGNPYSTDNPYRTEAWQDYDHGQSGIGDSRYAFGYGDMHAGRATY, encoded by the exons ATGACCGCCGCCCGTACGATCCGTATCAGTAACTTCATTCTCCGTATCCTCCAGCTATGCGTCTCGGTCATTGTTTTGGgaatattttcttattttcttgCCGTGCTTGCGGACCATAACCTAGCAATCCAAAGATGGGTGAAAGCTGTCGAGGGCATATCTGGCGTGGCCGCTTTCTACGCCATTGTAGCCTCCATCTTCACCCTCAGCATTGGCGGCATTCCGTTCTTTGCGGGCGTGGCTATGGTCCTAGACTTTGCCTTCACAGCCGGCTTTATCGCAATCGCAATTATGGCCCGGGATGGTACACAAACTTGCACTGGACATGTTGACACTCCCATTGGAAACGGCGACGCAAACCAGCCCGCCGGAGGTTATGGATCTGGCGGGTTTGGGACGGGAGATGGAAAGCAGCTGATATACATGCCCAGTCTGAAATCTGCGTGCAGACTGCAGAAAGGGGTTTTTGCAGTATCCATTATCGGGAT ATTTCTGTTCCTAGTATCGATCATCGCTCAGCATCTCTATATGCACCACCGTGAAACGATCAAAACTTCCCAGTCCGGTGGCTCTCGCCTCCGATCGCTCTTTCGTTTCCGTCGTCACAAGGTTGACCCACGATCCGCTATTGTTGATTTCAACCAGGCCAACGACGGCGCAAATGGAACGATCCCACTTTCAGATCAACCCTCAACCGAGAAACCTCCTCGCTCTACTAAAGTATTCGGCCGGGGTGTCAGTAACTACTCGGCCACCGATCAGGTCACCGAGCCCCAGCCTACAGCACAGAGAGACGATACCAGTGGATGTTACAACAGCAACACTGCCAACATGCAGGGTTACAACTATTCGAGTCCGTATCCCTACAGCAACTCAGCCTATTACTACGGGATCCATGGGAATCCATATTCAACCGACAATCCTTATAGAACTGAGGCATGGCAGGACTATGACCACGGACAGAGTGGCATTGGAGATAGCAGATATGCTTTTGGGTATGGTGACATGCATGCAGGAAGAGCGACTTATTGA